One part of the Polycyclovorans algicola TG408 genome encodes these proteins:
- the coq7 gene encoding 2-polyprenyl-3-methyl-6-methoxy-1,4-benzoquinone monooxygenase, with translation MAFRSPTATDLFLQPLARALSGTSRAAASRSYPASMQAEDALPPPARRHAAGLMRVNHAGEIAAQGLYHGQALTARTPEVAGHLREAAAEERDHMVWCEQRLAELGSQPSRLSPLWFAGSFAMGAAAGLAGDRWSLGFVAETEHQVAAHLDQHLTQLPAADQRSRAVVTAMRDDEARHGAEAMAAGGTELPRPVKRLMHRVAGVMKALAYHY, from the coding sequence ATGGCCTTCCGATCCCCCACCGCCACCGACCTGTTTCTGCAGCCTCTGGCGCGGGCGCTCAGTGGCACGTCTCGCGCTGCCGCAAGCCGCAGCTACCCCGCCAGCATGCAGGCCGAAGACGCCTTGCCACCGCCCGCGCGACGCCACGCGGCGGGGCTGATGCGCGTCAACCACGCCGGCGAGATCGCCGCGCAAGGGCTCTACCACGGCCAGGCGCTGACGGCGCGCACCCCTGAGGTCGCCGGCCACCTGCGCGAAGCGGCAGCCGAAGAACGTGACCACATGGTCTGGTGCGAGCAGCGCCTGGCCGAGCTCGGCAGTCAGCCCAGCCGGCTCAGCCCGCTGTGGTTTGCCGGCTCGTTTGCCATGGGCGCAGCGGCGGGCCTGGCGGGCGACCGCTGGAGCCTTGGCTTTGTTGCTGAAACCGAGCATCAGGTGGCGGCACACCTCGACCAGCACCTCACACAACTGCCCGCCGCCGATCAGCGCAGCCGCGCCGTGGTCACCGCGATGCGCGACGACGAAGCCCGCCACGGTGCCGAAGCCATGGCCGCCGGTGGCACCGAACTGCCGCGACCGGTGAAACGCCTCATGCACCGCGTCGCCGGGGTGATGAAAGCACTGGCCTACCACTACTGA
- a CDS encoding anti-virulence regulator CigR family protein, whose amino-acid sequence MNRIPNFCIAAALVLGGVSGTVMAQKGPPEGRGPAATQRAETPQFRLPSTRQVREWAIEDRLTGQKALPPGIRKNLARGKPLPPGIAKKMAPQPLLARMPRYEGYDWRVAGADVVLVEVATQVVVDVLLGVLE is encoded by the coding sequence ATGAACCGCATCCCCAACTTCTGTATCGCTGCGGCCCTGGTACTGGGCGGCGTGTCCGGCACCGTCATGGCGCAGAAGGGTCCACCTGAGGGGCGCGGACCAGCCGCCACCCAGCGTGCCGAAACCCCGCAGTTCCGTTTGCCGTCGACTCGCCAAGTGCGCGAATGGGCCATTGAAGACCGGCTGACCGGCCAGAAAGCCCTGCCGCCGGGCATCCGTAAAAACCTGGCACGTGGCAAACCACTGCCGCCGGGCATTGCCAAGAAAATGGCGCCACAACCGCTGCTGGCGCGGATGCCGCGCTATGAGGGTTACGACTGGCGCGTGGCCGGTGCCGACGTGGTTCTGGTCGAGGTCGCCACGCAGGTCGTGGTCGACGTGCTCCTCGGGGTGCTGGAATAG
- the purT gene encoding formate-dependent phosphoribosylglycinamide formyltransferase produces MITLGTPLTATATRVLFLGSGELGKEVVIELQRLGVEVIACDRYPNAPAMQVAHRSHVFSMLDGARLRAVVEAEKPDLIVPEIEAIHTQTLLALEAEGFHVIPTARAARLTMDREGIRRLAAEELGVPTSPYRFADNLADFEQAVAAIGMPCVVKPVMSSSGKGQSTIKTEADVRKAWDYAQSGGRTGAGRVIVEGFVDFDYEITLLTVRHAGPDGLTVTSFCAPIGHLQIDGDYRESWQPQAMSDAALTSSQRIAEAVTAALGGRGLFGVELFVKGDEVIFSEVSPRPHDTGLVTLISQDLTEFALHARAILGLPIPNIRDRGPAASVALLMEGEVVGPRFSVAPEALAELDTALRLFGKPELHGKRRMGVALALAGTVEAAREKARRVAAGVQLSV; encoded by the coding sequence ATGATCACGCTCGGAACCCCGCTGACCGCCACCGCCACCCGCGTGCTGTTTCTCGGCAGCGGCGAGTTGGGCAAGGAAGTGGTGATTGAACTGCAGCGACTCGGCGTCGAAGTGATTGCCTGCGACCGCTACCCCAACGCCCCGGCCATGCAGGTGGCACACCGCAGCCATGTGTTTTCGATGCTTGATGGCGCGCGCTTGCGGGCCGTTGTCGAGGCCGAAAAGCCCGACCTGATCGTCCCCGAAATCGAGGCCATTCACACCCAGACCCTGCTGGCACTGGAGGCCGAGGGCTTCCACGTGATTCCCACTGCACGCGCGGCGCGACTGACGATGGACCGCGAAGGCATTCGCCGCCTGGCCGCCGAAGAATTGGGTGTGCCGACCTCGCCGTATCGCTTTGCCGACAACCTTGCTGACTTTGAACAGGCGGTGGCGGCGATCGGCATGCCCTGCGTGGTCAAACCGGTGATGTCGAGCTCCGGCAAGGGCCAGAGCACGATCAAAACCGAGGCGGATGTTCGCAAGGCCTGGGACTACGCCCAGAGCGGCGGCCGCACGGGCGCCGGTCGCGTGATTGTCGAAGGCTTTGTCGACTTCGACTACGAAATCACCCTGCTCACCGTGCGCCACGCCGGGCCGGACGGGCTGACCGTGACGAGTTTCTGCGCGCCCATCGGTCACCTGCAGATCGATGGCGACTACCGTGAATCGTGGCAGCCGCAGGCGATGAGCGACGCAGCCTTGACCAGCTCGCAGCGCATCGCCGAAGCGGTCACCGCCGCACTGGGCGGGCGCGGCCTGTTCGGTGTGGAGCTGTTCGTCAAGGGCGACGAGGTGATCTTCAGCGAAGTCTCGCCGCGCCCGCACGACACCGGGCTGGTCACGCTCATCTCGCAGGACCTGACCGAGTTCGCCCTGCATGCCCGCGCCATTCTCGGCCTGCCCATTCCCAACATCCGCGACCGAGGCCCGGCCGCCAGTGTCGCGCTGTTGATGGAGGGCGAAGTGGTCGGCCCGCGCTTCAGCGTGGCCCCGGAAGCCCTTGCCGAACTCGACACCGCCCTGCGCCTGTTCGGTAAACCCGAACTGCACGGCAAACGTCGCATGGGTGTTGCGCTGGCGCTGGCCGGCACGGTGGAGGCTGCGCGCGAGAAAGCGCGGCGGGTGGCGGCCGGGGTGCAGTTGTCGGTTTAA
- the pyk gene encoding pyruvate kinase, translated as MNRKTKIVATMGPATDAQGVVERLIRAGVDVFRINFSHGKADEHAERIRNAREIALRVGRDVGILCDLQGPKIRVEGFANGPVDLQDGQPFALDTALAANAGNEREVGCAYPALPRDVKPGDTLLLNDGAIALRVDAVAGTRVDCTVTQGGTLSNRKGINKLGGGLSAPALTDEDHANIRLAAQWSADFLAVSFPRTAEDIHMARGLLKAAGGDAWIVAKIERAEALDNLAAIIEASDVAMVARGDLGVEIGEAELPGVQKRIISLSRELNRAVITATQMMESMITSPIPTRAEVLDVANAVMDGTDAVMLSAETAAGKYPVRAVEHMVKICAAAERQHVPERSLGRISQHFRRTDEAIAMATVYTARLMHADAIVALTESGMTALQMSRSHGQPPIYALTRNASTRARMTVCRGIEPVEFSPTNLDTGKPVREAIEVLVSRGVLREGQRALVTKGDFNGPGGTNTMKIVTVGELGE; from the coding sequence ATGAACCGAAAAACCAAGATTGTCGCCACCATGGGGCCCGCCACCGACGCACAAGGCGTCGTCGAACGACTGATTCGCGCAGGGGTTGACGTCTTCCGAATCAACTTCTCGCACGGCAAGGCTGACGAGCACGCCGAGCGCATTCGCAATGCCCGCGAGATTGCCCTGCGGGTCGGGCGTGATGTCGGCATTCTCTGCGACCTGCAGGGGCCAAAGATTCGCGTCGAAGGCTTTGCCAATGGCCCAGTCGACCTGCAAGACGGTCAGCCCTTCGCCCTCGACACCGCGCTGGCCGCCAATGCCGGCAACGAGCGTGAGGTGGGTTGCGCCTACCCGGCGCTGCCGCGCGACGTGAAGCCCGGCGACACGCTGTTGCTCAACGACGGCGCCATTGCACTGCGCGTCGACGCGGTGGCCGGCACGCGTGTCGATTGCACCGTGACCCAGGGCGGCACGCTGTCCAACCGCAAGGGCATCAACAAACTCGGCGGCGGCCTGTCGGCGCCTGCGCTGACCGATGAGGACCACGCCAACATTCGTCTGGCGGCGCAGTGGTCTGCCGACTTTTTGGCCGTGTCGTTTCCGCGCACCGCTGAAGACATCCACATGGCGCGCGGCCTGCTCAAGGCCGCCGGGGGCGACGCGTGGATCGTCGCCAAGATTGAGCGCGCCGAAGCGCTGGACAACCTCGCCGCCATTATTGAAGCCTCCGACGTGGCCATGGTGGCGCGCGGCGACCTGGGCGTGGAGATTGGCGAAGCCGAGCTGCCGGGCGTGCAGAAACGCATCATCAGCCTGTCGCGCGAGCTCAACCGCGCAGTGATCACCGCCACGCAGATGATGGAGTCGATGATCACCAGCCCGATTCCCACCCGCGCCGAGGTGTTGGACGTGGCTAACGCGGTCATGGACGGCACCGATGCGGTGATGCTTTCGGCTGAAACCGCCGCCGGCAAATATCCGGTACGCGCCGTCGAGCACATGGTCAAAATCTGCGCCGCGGCCGAGCGTCAGCATGTGCCGGAGCGCTCTCTAGGCCGTATCAGCCAGCACTTCCGCCGCACCGATGAGGCCATTGCCATGGCCACCGTGTACACCGCGCGCCTGATGCACGCTGATGCCATCGTGGCGCTCACCGAGTCGGGCATGACGGCTTTGCAAATGAGCCGCAGCCACGGCCAGCCGCCGATTTACGCGCTGACCCGCAACGCCAGCACCCGCGCCCGCATGACCGTGTGCCGCGGCATCGAGCCGGTAGAGTTTTCGCCGACAAACCTCGACACCGGCAAGCCGGTGCGTGAGGCCATCGAGGTGTTGGTCAGCCGCGGCGTGCTGCGCGAAGGCCAGCGTGCGCTGGTCACCAAAGGCGACTTCAACGGCCCCGGCGGCACCAACACCATGAAGATTGTCACCGTTGGCGAACTGGGCGAATGA
- a CDS encoding glycerophosphodiester phosphodiesterase, with translation MSAPLPPLTIIGHRGARGLAPENTLAGIETALRLGVDGVEFDVQRHPDGALFLLHDLTLERTTNGRGLAATQSFDTLRRLDAGQGERVPTLDETLDLIDRRGRVNIELKTWGGCAEAVAVVIAARLAQGWDAEQFIVSSFHLPELQRFARAQPNVPIAALYCGVPLAGAAELATLGAAQVHLADEFVDADFVAAAARDGRPAWAYTVNTLDAAQRLTTMGVSGIFTDHPERFLRPVATAPMQ, from the coding sequence GTGAGCGCGCCGCTACCGCCGCTGACCATCATCGGCCATCGGGGCGCACGCGGGCTGGCACCCGAGAACACGCTGGCGGGAATCGAGACCGCCTTGCGGCTAGGCGTCGATGGTGTCGAGTTCGACGTGCAGCGGCACCCCGATGGCGCGCTGTTTCTGTTGCACGACCTGACCCTGGAACGCACCACCAACGGACGCGGGCTGGCGGCCACGCAATCGTTCGACACGTTGCGCCGCCTCGATGCCGGGCAAGGCGAACGCGTCCCGACACTGGATGAAACGCTGGACCTGATCGACCGTCGCGGGCGGGTGAATATCGAACTCAAGACCTGGGGCGGTTGCGCCGAGGCGGTGGCGGTGGTGATCGCCGCGCGGCTGGCGCAGGGTTGGGACGCCGAGCAGTTCATCGTCTCGTCGTTTCACCTGCCGGAGTTGCAGCGCTTTGCGCGCGCGCAGCCGAACGTGCCGATTGCCGCGCTTTACTGCGGCGTGCCGCTGGCCGGCGCCGCCGAGCTGGCGACCTTGGGCGCGGCGCAGGTGCACCTCGCGGACGAGTTTGTCGATGCCGACTTTGTGGCCGCCGCTGCGCGTGACGGCCGGCCCGCATGGGCCTACACCGTCAACACCCTGGACGCCGCGCAGCGGCTGACGACCATGGGCGTCAGCGGCATCTTCACCGACCACCCCGAGCGTTTTTTGCGCCCGGTGGCCACCGCACCGATGCAGTAG
- a CDS encoding DUF2834 domain-containing protein: MTMQSWLLAVVMAAFGALTGLALVEHGYWGIFEFHFPASAGWQVLTDLVIVCTLAMLWMIHDAKANGRTVWPYLLLTLTGGAFGPLLYLFVGSLRRAPAAQLQRG, from the coding sequence ATGACGATGCAAAGTTGGCTGTTGGCGGTCGTGATGGCCGCATTCGGCGCCCTGACCGGGCTGGCGCTGGTCGAGCATGGGTATTGGGGCATTTTCGAGTTTCACTTTCCGGCAAGTGCCGGCTGGCAGGTGCTCACCGATCTGGTGATTGTCTGCACGCTGGCGATGCTGTGGATGATTCACGACGCAAAAGCCAACGGCCGCACAGTGTGGCCTTACTTGCTGCTCACTCTCACTGGCGGCGCCTTCGGCCCGCTGCTGTATCTGTTTGTCGGCAGTCTGCGGCGCGCCCCCGCTGCGCAGTTGCAGCGGGGTTGA
- a CDS encoding helix-turn-helix domain-containing protein, translating to MDIASDHASFGALLRDVRRTRRLSQLELSLQAEVSQRHLSFLESGKARPSREMVVQLSTTLDLSMRERNRLLHSAGFVGLYPQRTLDANDMAPVRAALDLLLHHQSPYPAIVVDRAWNLITQNTPMQRLLGVLGDPEARWQAVCGDGPRNILKLTLHPEGLRPYIVNLDVLAPAILARTAREALEHPEIQPVLDTVLAYPGLPRAYRQIDLAAVTPPVVPTHLRLLGQDLRLFTMLATFGTPLDVTTDELRVELFFPADDASRVLLEQLSAT from the coding sequence ATGGACATTGCTTCGGATCACGCCTCATTCGGCGCGTTGCTGCGCGACGTACGTCGTACCCGGCGGCTGTCACAGCTCGAGTTGTCGCTGCAGGCCGAGGTGTCGCAGCGCCACCTGAGTTTTCTGGAATCCGGCAAGGCGCGGCCCAGCCGCGAGATGGTGGTGCAACTGTCCACCACGCTGGATCTGTCAATGCGTGAGCGCAACCGCCTGCTGCACTCAGCGGGATTCGTCGGCCTCTATCCGCAGCGCACCCTCGACGCCAACGACATGGCGCCGGTTCGCGCCGCGCTGGACCTGCTGCTGCATCACCAGTCGCCGTACCCCGCCATCGTCGTGGACCGCGCCTGGAACCTGATCACCCAAAACACCCCCATGCAGCGACTGCTGGGCGTGCTGGGTGATCCGGAAGCCCGCTGGCAGGCGGTCTGCGGTGATGGCCCGCGCAACATCCTGAAGCTCACCCTGCACCCGGAAGGGCTCCGGCCCTACATCGTCAACCTCGATGTACTGGCCCCCGCCATCCTGGCCCGCACCGCGCGCGAAGCGCTTGAGCACCCGGAGATTCAGCCGGTGCTCGACACCGTGCTGGCGTATCCCGGCCTGCCGCGCGCCTATCGGCAGATTGATCTGGCCGCCGTCACGCCGCCCGTGGTGCCCACTCACCTTCGCCTGCTCGGGCAGGATTTGCGGCTGTTCACCATGCTCGCCACCTTCGGCACGCCGCTGGACGTGACCACCGACGAACTGCGGGTGGAACTGTTCTTTCCCGCCGACGACGCCAGCCGGGTGCTGCTGGAACAACTGTCCGCCACCTGA
- a CDS encoding MBL fold metallo-hydrolase → MTVRLHHLNCGSLCPACQRGINGNGGWTAAALMPCHCLLIETPEALVLVDTGLGTADVARASQRLGRAFTLLGQPKCDPAETALAQVRALGFDPRDVKHLVTTHLDLDHTGGLPDFPHAQVHVWERELAMAQHGGFMDRIRLCKHHIAHGPQWVTHRAEGDAWFRFEAVRIIPGLSAEIALIPLHGHTLGHCGVAVKVDGRWTLHAGDAYFNRATLDGSAMPPLIGLFEKLVQRDALLRLRNQARLRSLVEQHGDEVDVFCAHDLAEFQAHAA, encoded by the coding sequence ATGACTGTTCGGCTGCACCATCTCAACTGCGGCTCGTTGTGCCCGGCCTGCCAGCGCGGCATCAATGGCAACGGCGGCTGGACGGCCGCCGCGCTGATGCCCTGCCATTGCCTGCTCATCGAGACGCCCGAGGCACTGGTGCTGGTCGACACCGGCTTGGGTACCGCCGATGTGGCCCGGGCCAGCCAGCGCCTGGGTCGTGCCTTCACGCTGTTAGGCCAGCCCAAGTGCGACCCAGCCGAAACGGCGCTGGCGCAAGTGCGGGCCCTGGGGTTCGACCCGCGCGATGTGAAGCACCTGGTGACCACCCACCTCGACCTCGACCACACCGGCGGCCTGCCCGATTTTCCGCACGCACAGGTGCACGTTTGGGAACGGGAACTGGCGATGGCGCAGCACGGCGGGTTCATGGATCGCATTCGTCTGTGCAAACACCACATCGCACATGGCCCGCAGTGGGTCACGCACCGTGCGGAGGGTGATGCGTGGTTTCGCTTCGAGGCCGTGCGCATCATCCCCGGCCTTTCGGCCGAGATCGCGCTCATTCCCTTGCACGGCCACACGCTGGGTCATTGCGGGGTGGCGGTAAAGGTTGATGGCCGCTGGACGCTGCACGCCGGAGACGCCTACTTCAACCGGGCCACGCTGGACGGCAGCGCCATGCCGCCGCTGATCGGCCTGTTCGAAAAGCTGGTGCAGCGTGACGCTTTGCTGCGATTGCGCAACCAGGCGCGGCTGCGGTCACTCGTCGAACAGCACGGCGATGAGGTGGACGTGTTCTGCGCCCACGATCTGGCCGAGTTTCAGGCGCACGCGGCGTGA
- a CDS encoding dienelactone hydrolase family protein, translated as MDYGLKPINFKDPQPAQPGFSRRGFMVTSLASGFALASGALHAKAITTSDEGLVAGEIKIPVNDGHIPGYRAMPEGGKDLPVLLVIQEIFGVHEHIKDLCRRFAKQGYFAIAPEMFARQGDVSKMSDINQILSDVVSKVPDAQVMSDIDATVTFAKASRSVNTERLGIVGFCWGGRTVWLYAAHNPALKAGVAYYGLLDGMAPSDIKPHDPIDIAGDIKAPVLGLYSSIDAYIPMDQVEEMRGGLAASKTDSEIVVFPGADHGFNADYRPTYDRVAAEYANTLALDWLKARGV; from the coding sequence ATGGACTACGGCCTGAAGCCGATCAATTTCAAGGACCCGCAGCCGGCCCAGCCGGGCTTTTCTCGGCGCGGCTTTATGGTCACCTCGCTGGCCAGCGGCTTTGCGTTGGCCTCGGGCGCGCTGCACGCCAAGGCCATCACCACCAGCGATGAAGGGCTGGTGGCGGGCGAGATCAAGATTCCGGTGAACGATGGCCATATTCCCGGCTATCGCGCCATGCCTGAAGGCGGCAAAGACCTTCCCGTACTGCTGGTGATTCAGGAAATCTTCGGTGTGCACGAGCACATCAAGGACCTGTGCCGACGCTTTGCCAAGCAGGGTTATTTCGCGATTGCGCCGGAGATGTTCGCGCGCCAGGGCGATGTCTCGAAGATGAGCGACATCAACCAGATTCTGTCCGACGTGGTGTCCAAGGTGCCGGACGCACAAGTCATGTCCGACATCGACGCCACCGTGACCTTTGCCAAGGCCAGCCGCAGCGTCAACACCGAGCGGCTGGGCATCGTCGGCTTCTGCTGGGGCGGCCGCACCGTGTGGCTGTACGCCGCCCACAACCCGGCGCTGAAAGCGGGCGTGGCCTATTACGGCCTGCTCGACGGCATGGCCCCGAGCGACATCAAGCCGCATGACCCCATCGATATTGCGGGCGACATCAAGGCGCCGGTGCTGGGCCTGTACTCGAGTATTGATGCCTACATTCCCATGGATCAAGTCGAAGAAATGCGCGGCGGCCTGGCGGCGAGCAAAACTGACTCCGAGATCGTCGTGTTTCCGGGCGCCGATCACGGCTTCAACGCCGATTACCGCCCGACTTATGACCGCGTGGCGGCGGAGTATGCCAACACCCTCGCACTGGATTGGCTGAAGGCGCGCGGGGTGTAA
- a CDS encoding IS630 family transposase yields MKCKRSSDGRSIDHHSLQVMRQQAIKAMREGQPAASVAAAFGVNVRSVHRWLADFVNGGQNALLAKPIPGRPPKVSADEMRWLAQTVRDHSPLQYRFQFGLWTLSLIAELIRREFGKKLSLASVSRIMKLLGFSAQKPLYQAWQQDAALVHQWEQETYPAIRAEARAAGATIYFADESGIRSDYHTGSTWAPRGQTPVVQVTGRRFSLNMISAVSPRGDFRFMVHEGSVTSQVFREFLKRLMIGAEQPVFVVVDGHPIHKAKLIKNYVDSLNGQLKLFFLPPYSPQLNPDEQVWAHVKRQVSRQLVQSKDEMKRLAIGALRRIQRLPELVKSFFRQPECKYAAG; encoded by the coding sequence ATGAAATGCAAGCGCTCATCGGATGGTCGTTCTATCGATCATCATTCATTGCAGGTAATGCGACAGCAGGCGATCAAGGCCATGCGTGAAGGCCAGCCTGCGGCAAGTGTTGCTGCGGCTTTTGGTGTGAACGTTCGCAGTGTTCACAGGTGGTTGGCTGACTTTGTCAATGGCGGGCAGAACGCGCTGCTGGCCAAGCCCATCCCCGGCAGACCACCAAAGGTCAGTGCTGACGAGATGCGCTGGCTCGCACAGACGGTACGGGATCACTCGCCGTTGCAGTACCGCTTTCAGTTTGGCCTTTGGACGCTGTCGCTGATTGCCGAACTGATTCGCCGTGAGTTTGGCAAGAAGCTGTCGCTGGCCTCTGTCAGCCGAATCATGAAGCTGCTGGGCTTCAGTGCACAGAAGCCGTTGTATCAGGCTTGGCAGCAGGATGCGGCGTTGGTGCATCAATGGGAACAGGAAACCTACCCCGCCATCCGGGCCGAGGCGCGTGCAGCGGGCGCGACGATCTACTTTGCCGACGAGTCCGGCATTCGGTCGGACTACCACACCGGCAGCACCTGGGCGCCGCGTGGGCAGACCCCGGTGGTGCAAGTCACCGGACGACGCTTCTCGTTGAACATGATCTCGGCGGTGAGTCCACGCGGAGATTTCCGATTTATGGTCCATGAGGGCTCAGTGACTTCGCAGGTGTTTCGGGAATTTCTGAAGCGGTTGATGATCGGGGCCGAGCAGCCGGTTTTCGTGGTGGTCGACGGTCACCCCATCCACAAGGCAAAGCTGATCAAAAACTACGTCGACAGCCTGAATGGACAGCTCAAGCTCTTCTTCTTGCCGCCCTACTCGCCGCAATTGAACCCCGACGAACAGGTCTGGGCCCATGTGAAACGGCAGGTCTCGCGCCAGTTGGTGCAGAGCAAAGATGAAATGAAGCGCCTTGCCATCGGTGCGCTCCGACGAATCCAGCGGCTACCCGAACTCGTGAAATCATTCTTCCGACAGCCCGAGTGCAAATATGCGGCAGGGTGA
- a CDS encoding IS5 family transposase (programmed frameshift), with product MKESFRRHDLSDRDWALLEPHLPGQAGQWGGVAKNNRQFINAVLWIVRTGAPWRDLPPAYGDWKNTHRRFCRWRDSGVWEALLDRLIDEPDFEWLMIDASHCKVHPHAAGARGGNQGIGRTKGGFNTKIHLAVDAHGMPVRILATEATRADCVEASTLIQGFSAEHLIADKGYDSNTIIEQAQAQGMRAEIPPRKNRKVLREFDKHLYRQRHLVENAFLHLKQWRGIATRYAKNLSSFLAAAQIRCMVLWLTIS from the exons ATGAAGGAGTCCTTTCGTCGCCACGATCTTTCGGATCGAGACTGGGCGTTGCTTGAACCCCATCTGCCTGGTCAAGCCGGGCAGTGGGGCGGCGTCGCCAAGAACAATCGCCAGTTCATCAATGCGGTCCTGTGGATTGTGCGGACGGGGGCTCCTTGGCGCGACTTGCCTCCGGCCTACGGCGATTGGAAAAACACGCATCGACGCTTCTGTCGCTGGCGCGATAGCGGCGTGTGGGAAGCCTTGCTCGACCGCTTGATCGACGAGCCTGACTTCGAGTGGTTGATGATTGATGCCAGCCATTGCAAGGTTCACCCTCATGCGGCCGGTGCTCGCGGGGGCAATCAAGGCATCGGTCGTACAAAAGGGGGCT TCAACACCAAGATACATCTGGCCGTGGATGCGCATGGTATGCCGGTCCGAATCCTTGCTACAGAAGCTACCCGAGCGGATTGTGTGGAAGCTTCAACCCTGATCCAAGGCTTCAGTGCCGAGCACCTGATCGCTGACAAGGGTTATGACAGCAACACAATCATTGAGCAGGCTCAAGCACAAGGAATGCGGGCGGAAATCCCCCCGCGCAAGAACCGCAAGGTGCTACGCGAATTCGACAAGCACCTGTATCGTCAGCGGCACTTGGTCGAGAATGCGTTCTTGCATCTCAAGCAATGGCGTGGCATCGCCACGCGTTACGCCAAGAACCTGTCCTCTTTCCTCGCCGCTGCCCAGATTCGGTGCATGGTCCTTTGGCTCACAATCTCGTGA